One Burkholderia pyrrocinia DNA segment encodes these proteins:
- a CDS encoding polysaccharide biosynthesis/export family protein, with amino-acid sequence MLKRPMRPVALAVALTTFLSACATAPGNYLDSSNLKDEGRQEAAETYPVHYIDAKVVMDQLQKQQVEHPLPPARYTDPSQYVYRVGPQDILGVTVWDHPELTTPQGQSFSSGGNTTQTIAGALQQPYSSSLPGQADPYGQTVAADGTIFFPFVGRIHVAGKTIAQTRDELATRLARYVKNPQLDVRVLSFRSQKVQVTGEVKTPGPLAMSDVPLTLVDAISRSGGSTTDADLQRVRLTRDGKLYTLDANGVLDRGEVRQNVMLQQGDIVNVPDRSDSRVFIMGEVKTPVTVPMLKGKLTIADALTAGGGILDTDANPRKIYVMRGMRDNPTKPEVFRLDMTQPDALMLSSRFPLQPLDVVYVSTASSVQFNRVLQQVLPTIQTIFYMRQITR; translated from the coding sequence ATGCTGAAACGCCCGATGCGCCCGGTGGCGCTTGCCGTCGCGCTGACGACTTTCCTGTCAGCCTGCGCAACCGCACCCGGCAACTATCTCGACTCGTCGAACCTGAAGGACGAAGGCCGCCAGGAAGCGGCCGAGACCTATCCGGTTCATTACATCGACGCCAAAGTGGTGATGGACCAGCTGCAGAAGCAGCAGGTCGAGCATCCGCTGCCGCCTGCGCGCTATACCGATCCGTCGCAGTACGTGTACCGCGTCGGCCCGCAGGACATCCTCGGCGTCACCGTCTGGGACCACCCCGAGCTGACGACGCCGCAGGGCCAGTCGTTCTCGAGCGGCGGCAACACGACGCAGACGATCGCGGGCGCGCTGCAGCAGCCCTATTCGTCGTCGCTGCCGGGCCAGGCCGATCCTTACGGCCAGACGGTGGCCGCCGACGGCACGATCTTCTTCCCGTTCGTCGGCCGCATCCACGTGGCGGGCAAGACGATCGCGCAGACCCGTGACGAGCTGGCCACGCGTCTCGCGCGCTATGTGAAGAATCCGCAGCTCGACGTGCGCGTGCTGTCGTTCCGCAGCCAGAAGGTGCAGGTGACGGGCGAAGTGAAGACACCGGGCCCGCTCGCGATGAGCGACGTGCCGCTGACGCTGGTCGACGCGATCTCGCGCTCGGGCGGCTCGACCACCGACGCCGACCTGCAGCGCGTGCGCCTGACGCGCGACGGCAAGCTCTACACGCTCGACGCGAACGGCGTGCTCGACCGCGGCGAAGTGCGGCAGAACGTGATGCTGCAGCAGGGCGACATCGTCAACGTGCCGGACCGCAGCGACAGCCGCGTGTTCATCATGGGCGAGGTCAAGACGCCGGTCACGGTGCCGATGCTCAAGGGCAAGCTGACCATCGCCGACGCGCTGACGGCCGGCGGCGGCATTCTCGACACCGATGCGAACCCGCGCAAGATCTACGTGATGCGCGGGATGCGCGACAACCCGACGAAGCCTGAAGTGTTCCGTCTCGACATGACGCAGCCCGATGCGCTGATGCTGTCGAGCCGCTTCCCGCTTCAGCCGCTCGATGTGGTCTACGTCAGCACGGCCAGCTCGGTGCAGTTCAACCGGGTGCTGCAGCAGGTGCTGCCGACGATCCAGACGATCTTCTACATGCGGCAAATCACGCGCTGA
- a CDS encoding low molecular weight protein-tyrosine-phosphatase: protein MFRNILIVCHANVCRSPAAEMLFKSHAASRGGPRPTFHSAGVHANDGDGIDPVMRQLLAERGVDATTHRSRRLSRRFVRDADLILVSERGQIAAVEAVDPFARGKVHLLGKWEGAEIADPHGGPEADYRESYSLIERLVQGWLQKLC, encoded by the coding sequence ATGTTCCGGAACATCCTGATCGTCTGCCACGCGAACGTCTGCCGCAGCCCGGCGGCGGAAATGCTGTTCAAGTCGCACGCCGCGTCGCGCGGCGGCCCGCGTCCGACGTTTCACTCGGCCGGCGTTCATGCGAACGACGGCGACGGCATCGATCCGGTGATGCGGCAGTTGCTCGCGGAGCGCGGCGTCGATGCGACGACCCACCGCTCGCGGCGGCTGTCGCGCCGGTTCGTGCGCGACGCCGACCTGATTCTCGTCAGCGAGCGCGGACAGATTGCGGCCGTCGAAGCGGTCGATCCGTTCGCGCGCGGCAAGGTCCACCTGCTCGGCAAGTGGGAAGGGGCCGAAATTGCCGATCCGCACGGCGGCCCCGAGGCCGATTACCGCGAGAGCTACTCACTGATCGAACGTCTGGTTCAAGGATGGCTACAGAAACTATGCTGA